Proteins co-encoded in one Arachis hypogaea cultivar Tifrunner chromosome 11, arahy.Tifrunner.gnm2.J5K5, whole genome shotgun sequence genomic window:
- the LOC140176140 gene encoding uncharacterized protein, translating to MRAKVPRNFKIPDMDLYDGTTDLKHHLSNFKSRTYLADASDAIHCKAFPTTLTRAAMKWFDSLPPRTLVDQGSSADILFKPAFNKLGLDEKELRAYPDTLYGLGDTPIKPLGFIPLHTTFGKGTKSNTLSIDFIVVDVGSAYNALIGRTTLNRLEAVVSTTHLCMKFPTSEGIATIKGDQKLARKCYNESLNLRGKGKKVHTVELGEIRVKKELRPQPGGKTKEEHVGEEEGKNTNIEAKLKEDLKQKLVRLLRENSDLFAWKASDMPGIDPELMSHKLSVYPGLRPVQQRRRKLGPERAQVVEEQVQALLEAGFIKEVKYPAWLANVVLVKKQNSK from the exons atgagggcaaaagttccaagaaactttAAAATCCCTGATATGGACCTTTATGACGGAACTACGGATCTAAAGCATCATTTAAGCAATTTCAAGAGTCGGACATACCTAGCTGACGCTTCAGATGCTATCCACTGCAAGGCTTTCCCGACAACCCTTACTagagcagcgatgaagtggtttgatagccTCCCCCCAAG AACTCTGGTAGATCAGGGAAGCTCAGCCGACATCCTGTTCAAACCAGCATTTAATAAGCTGGGGTTGGATGAAAAAGAGTTAAGGGCTTACCCTGACACCCTATATGGGCTGGGggatacgccaataaaaccactaggattcaTACCCCTtcacacaacttttggaaaagggaCGAAATCCAATACTCTGAGTATCGACTTCATAGTCGTCGATGTGGgttcagcctacaacgccctAATAGGCAGAACCACCCTAAATCGGCTCGAAGCAGTGGTTTCCACcacccacctttgcatgaaatttccaacatCAGAGGGAATTGCAACCATTAAGGGAGACCAGAAGTTAGCGAgaaagtgctacaatgaaagcctgaacctgagaggaaagggTAAGAAGGTGCATACCGTTGAGCTTGGAGAAATCAGAGTTAAAAAAGAGTTGCGACCACAACCTGGAGGAAAAACTAAGGAGGAACATGttggagaggaggaaggaaaaaacaccaaCATAGAAGCCAAACTGAAAGAAGATTTGAAGCAGAAGCTTGTAAGGCTCCTACGAGAGaactccgacctcttcgcctggaaagcctccgacatgccagggatagatccTGAACTCATGTCACACAAATTGTCAGTATACCCCGGATTGCGACCTGTTCAACAAAGAAGACGGAAGCTTGGACCTGAACGAGCTCAAgtggtggaagaacaagtacaagccctcttagaagccggcttcatcaaaGAGGTTAAATATCCGGCGTGGCTGGCAAACGTGGTACTGGTCAAAAAGCAAAACAGCAAGtag